A region of the Corallococcus silvisoli genome:
AGGCGGGCTCGCTCACCATCATCGGCACGGCGCTCATCGACACCGGCAGCCGCATGGACGAGGTCATCTTCGAGGAGTTCAAGGGCACGGGGAACTCGGAAGTCACCCTGGACCGCCTGCTCGCGGAGAAGCGCGTCTTCCCGGCCATCAACATCCCCCAGTCCGGCACGCGCAAGGAGGAGAAGCTCTTCACCCTGCGCGAGTACGAGAAGGTGAAGAAGCTGCGGCAGATGCTCTTCTCCGTGAAGCCGGTGGAGGCCATGGAGGCGCTCGTCAAGCGGCTGGGCCGGTACACCTACAACGACGAGTTCTTCGACGAGTTGTAGGCCCCGGATGCCCGCGCGGGGGTGGTGCGGCGAGCCTTGGATTGCGTAAGGTGTGCGCATGATTCAAGGCTCGGGCCGCTGCCACTACCACCCGGACCGCGCGGGCCTGGGCATCTGCGTGGAGTGTCGGCGCGTCATCTGCCGCGAATGCACCACGCAGTTCGAGGGCATCAACCGCTGCGCCAGCTGCCTCGACACGCGCCGCAAGGCGCTGGAGGGGCCGCCGCCACGGCGTGAGTGGAGCGTGGCGCACGTGGTGCTGGCGCTGGTGGGCGTCGTCCTGGTGTGGGGCGGCGTCCTGCTGGCCGCGCACGTGGTGAGCTGAGCGATGGCTGTCTCCGCGCTCGAGCTGCGCCCCCGGGGAGCGGTGGCCTTGATGGACGCGGCGCTGCGGCTGTGCGCGCGCGACGCGGGCGTTTGGGCGCTCACGTTGCCGGGCGGCGCGGCGGTGGTGGCCACGCTGCTGCACCTGCTGGACGCGGTGGACCGCGGCCGCTCCCTCACCCTGCCCGCGCTGTACGTCACGCTCGCGTGGTTCCTGCGGGGCCTGGGCCAGGGCGCGGCGTGCCACTACGTGCAGGAGGTGCTGCTGGGCACGAAGGCGGAGCCGGCCCTGGGACCGTCGCTTCGCGCGGCGCTGTCGCGGCTGCCCAGCCTGTTCATCGCGGTGGCGTACCTGGCGTTCTTCAACGTGTTCACGGTGACGCTGTCGCTGGGCATCTCGCTGTTCCTGCTCTCCGCGCAGAGCGTGGGCTACGCGGCCACGATGCAGGGACGGGGCAGTCCGCTGAAGCTCTATTCCGTGGGATTGCGGCTGCTGGGCCCGTCGCGCGGGACGGCCACGGTCGTGCGGTGGTTGATGGCCGTGCAGGTGCTGGTGTTCCTCAACCTGCACATCGGGATCAACTTCCTGCTGATCCTCGCGCGGAAGCTCGTGGGCATCGACCTGACGTTCGCGGAGCGGTTCGCCTCGCTGGACAACTCGCAGTGGCTGCTGTTCCTCGCGGCGACGACGTTCGCCCTCTTCGAGCCCCTGCGCGCGGCGACCTCCACGCTGCTGCTGGTGGACGGGCGCGTGCGGCAGGAGGGCCTGGATCTGCTGGCCGCCGCGCGGCAGCTTCCGGAGCGCGGCGCGAAGCGCGGCGCGGCTTCAGGCGCGCTGGGAACGAAGGGCATCGCCGCGGCGCTGCTGGTGGCCACGGGCCTGCTGCTCACCGGCCCCACACCGGCTGAAGCGGCACCGCGCGCGGCACCCGGACAGGGGGCCGCGTCCACGGGGCGCCAGTCGGTGCGCGCGCGTCTGGAGAAGGTCGCGCAGACGTGCGAGCTGCCAGAGCAGGTGGAGGGCACGGCGCTCAAGGACCTCGACGCGCTGAGCACGCGGGAGGACACCAAGCTGGAGCGCTTCGTCCGGCTGCTGGAGAAGCAGGCCTACGACGACGAGGACTGCGACACGGCGGCCTCGACGCTGGAGGCAGGTCTGGCGCAGGTGGCCGCCACGGCCCAGGCGCAGGCCCAGGCGGACGCCCGGGCGGCGACGGACCGGGCGCGGTCCATCCTCTCGCGGCCGGAGTTCCAGGAGCGGCCGGAGCGCGCCCCGGACGCGCCGAAGGAGGAGGACGACGCGCCCTCGGGCCCGAGCTGGTGGCGCCAGTTCATCGACAAGCTGGGTCAGTGGCTGAAGGAACTCTTCAAGCTCAAGAACCCGCCGCCCCGGCCGTCCGAGGCCTCCCTCTTCAGCGGCGGCGCGGTGGCCAATGCCCTGGTCGTGATGCTGGTGGCGCTGACGCTGGCGGTGCTGGGGATGGTGCTGGTGAGGATGCTGCGGCGCGAGCGCACGGACAAGAGCCCGGAGCTGGAGGTGAGCACCATGGACGCGGCGGCGCTCGCGGGCAATCCGGACCATGCCTTGTCCCGTCCCCCCGAGGGCTGGGCGCACCTGGCCGACGCCCTGGCCGCCCGGGGCCAATACCGCGAGGCGGTGCGCAACCTGTACCTCGCGCTCCTGTCGCGCCTGCACCGCGACGGCGCCATCCACTACGACGAGACCCTGTCCAACTGGGACTACCTGCGCGCGTTCCGCGGCCGCCCCGAGGTGAAGGCCCCCTTCCGGGAGCTGACGCGCCGCTTCGACTTCGCGTGGTACGGCAACGAACCCGTGGGCTCCACGGGCTACACGGAGTTCCGCGCCATCACCGCCCCGCTGCTCGCCGCGCCGCCCGCGCAGGAGGCCGCCGGTGCGTGACCGGTTCCCGCTGCTCGTGCTGGGCGGCCTGCTGCTCGCGGGCGTGCTCGGGGCGTTCCTGGTGCGAGGCGCCCAGCGCGGCGGCTTCGCGGATCCCCTGTCCACCTTCCGGGCGGAGCCGGACGGCGCGCGCGCGCTGTACCTGCTCGCGCAGGAGAGCGGCCTGCCGGTGGCGCGCGGCATGTCGGACCTGCGGCTCCTGTCCGGCCCGCAGACGCTGGTGCTGCTCGCCATCGACGTGGAGGGCGCGCACGAGGCGGACCCGG
Encoded here:
- a CDS encoding DUF4129 domain-containing protein is translated as MAVSALELRPRGAVALMDAALRLCARDAGVWALTLPGGAAVVATLLHLLDAVDRGRSLTLPALYVTLAWFLRGLGQGAACHYVQEVLLGTKAEPALGPSLRAALSRLPSLFIAVAYLAFFNVFTVTLSLGISLFLLSAQSVGYAATMQGRGSPLKLYSVGLRLLGPSRGTATVVRWLMAVQVLVFLNLHIGINFLLILARKLVGIDLTFAERFASLDNSQWLLFLAATTFALFEPLRAATSTLLLVDGRVRQEGLDLLAAARQLPERGAKRGAASGALGTKGIAAALLVATGLLLTGPTPAEAAPRAAPGQGAASTGRQSVRARLEKVAQTCELPEQVEGTALKDLDALSTREDTKLERFVRLLEKQAYDDEDCDTAASTLEAGLAQVAATAQAQAQADARAATDRARSILSRPEFQERPERAPDAPKEEDDAPSGPSWWRQFIDKLGQWLKELFKLKNPPPRPSEASLFSGGAVANALVVMLVALTLAVLGMVLVRMLRRERTDKSPELEVSTMDAAALAGNPDHALSRPPEGWAHLADALAARGQYREAVRNLYLALLSRLHRDGAIHYDETLSNWDYLRAFRGRPEVKAPFRELTRRFDFAWYGNEPVGSTGYTEFRAITAPLLAAPPAQEAAGA